The Fulvivirga ligni genome window below encodes:
- a CDS encoding class I SAM-dependent methyltransferase, with protein MEDLATSLKEHYSKDELYEDILTRLRESDVDINHVSRDHISAVDEFHVRGAAVSKELAQSIQLQGLKVLDVGCGLGGPCRMLADDYNCNTVGIDLCQEYIRTATALTKLVKLSDKSSFIQADATELPFDESSFDVVWTQHVQMNIADKRKFYSEIDRVLKPGGHLLYYDILRKNSGDIAYPMPWASSPKQSFLFTSEDMEVVLDHLNFRKIASKDQTGAGIEFFENLMNKLQASGPPKLGLNVLMGESTKPKLVNLLNHLKSGLLKLESGTYQKID; from the coding sequence ATGGAAGATCTAGCCACCAGTTTAAAAGAGCATTATTCAAAAGATGAACTTTATGAAGACATCCTTACCAGACTTCGAGAAAGCGATGTAGATATTAACCATGTTTCAAGAGACCATATTTCCGCGGTGGACGAATTTCACGTGCGAGGAGCAGCCGTCTCTAAAGAGCTGGCCCAATCAATACAACTTCAAGGACTTAAAGTACTTGATGTCGGTTGTGGTTTGGGTGGTCCATGCCGTATGCTTGCAGATGATTATAATTGCAATACAGTTGGCATTGACCTCTGCCAAGAATATATCCGTACAGCTACAGCACTTACCAAGCTGGTAAAGTTGAGTGATAAAAGCTCTTTCATTCAAGCCGACGCTACTGAGCTTCCTTTTGATGAATCTAGCTTTGATGTAGTGTGGACACAACATGTACAAATGAATATTGCAGACAAAAGAAAATTTTATTCTGAAATAGATAGAGTATTAAAGCCCGGGGGCCATTTATTGTATTATGATATTTTAAGAAAAAACTCCGGTGACATTGCTTATCCCATGCCATGGGCAAGTAGCCCTAAACAGAGTTTCTTATTTACTTCAGAAGATATGGAAGTAGTTCTTGATCACCTGAATTTCAGAAAGATAGCCTCAAAAGATCAGACAGGTGCCGGTATTGAATTCTTTGAAAATCTGATGAATAAACTCCAAGCGTCGGGTCCGCCAAAGCTGGGATTAAATGTTTTAATGGGCGAATCTACCAAGCCCAAACTAGTGAATTTGCTGAACCATCTTAAGTCTGGATTGTTAAAGCTGGAGAGTGGGACTTATCAGAAAATTGATTAA
- a CDS encoding glycosyltransferase: MSLTEMNIKNQPNQSINESTKGSGKLSGSIKSQLSQMTPTAYFVLFGTFLLMCGAVYLIFALQSSFEEVHLERMSTSWGVPLIVLSLTLLTLKISFLVFILVLFLKYKPIKSVADELLPVTTVIVPAYNEGKLVYETLMSLAESDFPEEKLQMLAIDDGSKDDTWEWMQKAKEVLGSRVNILQQPENKGKRHALYRGFNLGKGEVFVTVDSDSIVKEDTLRNMVSPFVVNKECGAVAGNVRVLNNQKALIPRMLNVSFTFSFEFVRSAQSVLGSVLCTPGALSAYRAKAVKACLPQWINQTFMGQVSDIGEDRAMTNMILKQGYKVLFQRDAYVLTNTPERYKNLYKMFIRWERSNVRENIMMSKFAFTNFRKGPKTGTRILLLNQWLKVILSYPMIMLMLFFVFTHPLLFITSTLVSIMVFSSIQAFFFARRHNIRECLWAYPYSIFYTFSLFWITPYAIATASRRGWLTRTLPENGKKLQGAVS, from the coding sequence ATGTCTTTAACTGAAATGAACATAAAAAACCAACCAAACCAGTCTATAAATGAGTCTACAAAAGGCTCTGGCAAACTTTCAGGTTCTATCAAGAGCCAACTTTCGCAAATGACCCCCACAGCTTATTTTGTGCTTTTTGGTACTTTCTTGCTGATGTGTGGTGCTGTCTATCTCATATTTGCACTTCAGTCTAGTTTTGAGGAGGTACACTTAGAAAGAATGAGTACATCATGGGGTGTTCCATTAATCGTATTGAGCCTTACTTTATTAACATTGAAAATTTCGTTTTTGGTGTTCATATTGGTACTCTTCCTCAAGTATAAGCCAATAAAATCTGTTGCTGATGAGTTATTGCCAGTGACTACCGTGATAGTGCCAGCCTACAATGAGGGTAAACTGGTATATGAAACATTAATGAGTTTGGCTGAAAGTGATTTTCCTGAAGAAAAACTTCAAATGCTGGCCATAGATGATGGTAGTAAAGATGACACTTGGGAGTGGATGCAGAAAGCAAAAGAAGTTTTAGGTTCAAGAGTAAACATTTTACAGCAGCCTGAAAATAAAGGTAAGAGACATGCCCTTTACAGAGGTTTTAATTTAGGTAAAGGTGAAGTATTCGTAACTGTAGATAGTGATTCTATAGTTAAGGAGGATACTTTAAGAAATATGGTGAGCCCGTTTGTAGTTAATAAAGAATGTGGTGCTGTAGCAGGTAATGTGAGAGTGTTAAATAATCAAAAAGCACTAATACCACGTATGCTGAACGTTAGCTTTACATTTAGTTTTGAGTTTGTGCGTTCTGCACAAAGCGTGTTGGGTTCAGTACTTTGTACTCCGGGTGCGCTATCAGCTTACAGAGCTAAAGCTGTGAAAGCATGCTTGCCTCAGTGGATTAATCAAACCTTCATGGGTCAGGTGTCTGATATTGGTGAAGACAGAGCTATGACCAACATGATTTTGAAACAAGGTTATAAAGTGCTATTCCAAAGAGACGCTTACGTGCTTACAAATACACCAGAGAGATATAAGAACTTATATAAGATGTTCATCCGATGGGAAAGAAGTAATGTAAGAGAAAACATTATGATGAGTAAATTCGCCTTTACTAATTTCCGTAAAGGACCCAAAACGGGTACAAGAATACTTTTATTAAACCAGTGGTTGAAAGTGATCTTATCATATCCGATGATCATGCTGATGTTATTCTTCGTATTTACTCATCCGCTATTATTCATCACCTCGACTTTAGTAAGTATTATGGTGTTCTCAAGTATTCAGGCATTCTTCTTTGCGAGAAGACATAATATCAGAGAATGTTTATGGGCATATCCTTATAGTATATTCTACACATTCTCATTATTCTGGATTACACCATATGCCATTGCTACTGCTAGCAGAAGAGGCTGGTTAACAAGGACTTTACCTGAAAATGGTAAAAAACTACAAGGTGCAGTTTCATAA